The proteins below come from a single Periophthalmus magnuspinnatus isolate fPerMag1 chromosome 7, fPerMag1.2.pri, whole genome shotgun sequence genomic window:
- the LOC117374164 gene encoding B-type lectin plumieribetin-like → MSCNFISTNQELRTGEYIKSVNNEYYAILQNDSNLVVYRRGHGAVWATGTVDSSAVRLVLQSDGNLVMFDSDKRVVWQSDTTAEPPSSRMRLTITNQGSLLLDNDGDAIWSSACSAKDKTK, encoded by the exons ATGAGCTGCAACTTCATCAGCACCAACCAGGAGCTGCGCACTGGAGAGTACATCAAGAGTGTCAACAATGAGTACTACGCCATACTGCAG aaTGACAGTAATCTGGTGGTGTACAGGCGTGGTCATGGGGCAGTGTGGGCCACAGGGACAGTGGACTCCTCTGCAGTACGCCTGGTGCTGCAGTCTGATGGGAACCTGGTCATGTTTGACTCGGACAAGAGAGTGGTTTGGCAAAGCGACACTACTGCGGAGCCCCCCTCCTCCAGGATGAGACTGACCATCACCAACCAGGGCTCTCTGCTCCTGGACAATGACGGAGACGCCATCTGGAGCTCCGCCTGCTCGGCCAAAGACAAGACAAAGTAA